A stretch of the Filimonas lacunae genome encodes the following:
- a CDS encoding AI-2E family transporter, whose product MLKKYPFYLKSTVVLFGLILLTYALFHLADTLIPLAFSVMLAILLNPLTNFLVKKGHFPHVVSISVAVLVAMLILIGIGLLLVMEVRGFSDQLPIFQKKLAEMGSKAQAFMQQHLGMDRNQQQQYLHEGKTALKPLLAATASSALGGFAGFVLLPIYTFLFLFYKALLLNFLYEVFAEENESSVRKILTETKSAIQQYMFGLLLEAIIVATLNSVALLILGVKYAVLLGVMGALLNVIPFIGGILAVLIPVVIATLTQSGIHTQVAICIAYAIIQFTDNHFLIPYVVSSKVKINALVSIIIVFLGGSLWGVSGMFLSIPFTGVLKIIFDRVPDLKPWGKLLGTEVPTQHKGQFRQISRRIGKSLSGKKN is encoded by the coding sequence ATGCTTAAAAAGTATCCCTTCTATCTCAAAAGCACTGTTGTCCTTTTTGGGCTTATTCTGCTTACCTATGCTCTTTTTCATTTGGCTGACACATTAATCCCGCTTGCTTTTTCTGTGATGCTGGCTATACTGTTAAATCCACTGACCAATTTCCTGGTAAAAAAAGGGCATTTCCCTCATGTTGTAAGTATTAGCGTGGCGGTATTAGTTGCTATGCTCATTCTTATTGGTATAGGTCTGCTGCTTGTGATGGAGGTGAGAGGTTTCAGCGACCAGCTTCCCATTTTTCAAAAAAAGCTGGCTGAAATGGGCAGTAAGGCGCAGGCGTTCATGCAACAACACCTGGGTATGGATAGAAATCAACAGCAACAATATCTCCATGAAGGAAAAACTGCTTTAAAACCGCTATTAGCCGCTACTGCATCATCTGCACTCGGTGGGTTTGCGGGTTTTGTGCTGCTGCCTATTTACACTTTTCTGTTTCTCTTTTATAAAGCCCTGCTACTTAATTTCCTGTACGAAGTTTTTGCGGAAGAAAATGAGAGCAGTGTTCGTAAAATATTGACAGAAACCAAAAGTGCCATCCAACAGTATATGTTTGGCCTTTTACTGGAGGCAATTATTGTAGCCACTCTTAACTCTGTGGCGCTTTTGATACTGGGTGTTAAATACGCAGTACTTCTGGGGGTTATGGGGGCACTATTGAATGTTATTCCTTTTATTGGTGGTATTCTGGCTGTTTTAATACCTGTTGTTATTGCTACCTTAACCCAAAGCGGTATACACACGCAAGTTGCCATCTGTATTGCCTATGCTATTATTCAGTTTACCGATAACCACTTTCTTATTCCCTATGTGGTTTCTTCTAAAGTCAAGATCAATGCCCTTGTATCCATAATCATCGTTTTTTTGGGTGGCTCTCTTTGGGGTGTATCAGGCATGTTCCTGTCTATCCCGTTCACGGGCGTATTGAAAATTATTTTTGACCGCGTTCCGGACCTCAAACCCTGGGGTAAACTTCTTGGAACAGAAGTGCCTACCCAACATAAAGGACAGTTTCGACAGATCAGTCGCAGAATAGGCAAATCCTTAAGCGGCAAAAAAAATTAG
- a CDS encoding YciE/YciF ferroxidase family protein, whose product MEQVDSGAHSKLEVFFITMLQEMYWSETHLLSVLATMRDEATTDTLKECFSTHRHQTNNHIQRLDEVFHLLQLSPEPKPCIGLQGIFDEGWQVIDETESGTAQRDVALIIAAQKVEHYEMACYGSLAQLARTLDKEELAGLLEDTLEEEKDADSLLTDIAEEGINYQASKEPVATSENTIYPENNQ is encoded by the coding sequence ATGGAACAAGTAGATAGTGGAGCACATTCAAAGCTGGAAGTTTTTTTTATTACGATGTTACAGGAAATGTATTGGAGCGAAACGCATTTGCTGTCTGTGCTGGCAACCATGCGTGATGAAGCCACTACGGATACTTTAAAAGAGTGTTTTTCCACACATCGTCATCAAACGAATAACCATATACAGCGCCTGGACGAAGTTTTTCATTTACTGCAACTATCCCCTGAGCCAAAGCCCTGTATTGGGCTGCAAGGCATATTTGACGAGGGCTGGCAGGTGATAGATGAAACTGAATCCGGAACTGCGCAGCGTGACGTGGCATTGATTATTGCTGCCCAAAAAGTAGAACACTACGAGATGGCGTGTTACGGTAGCCTGGCGCAACTGGCCCGAACATTAGACAAGGAAGAGCTTGCCGGCTTGTTGGAAGATACATTGGAGGAAGAAAAGGATGCAGATTCCCTTTTAACGGATATAGCAGAAGAAGGTATTAACTACCAGGCTAGTAAAGAGCCTGTTGCAACATCAGAAAACACTATCTATCCCGAAAACAATCAATAG
- a CDS encoding helix-turn-helix domain-containing protein yields the protein MKLVIKNMVSLRCKLIVKAELENLHIHFSELGLGEVLIQEELSARQMIELSTNLSKSGLELLEDRKGILIERIKNVIIEMIHYSEEPPVNNFSAYLSNKLHYDYNYLSTLFSEMEGVTIGNFMMAHKIERVKELLIYNEMSLTMIAAKLHYSSVAHLSNQFKKVTGVTPSCFKNRKHKRLIALEDL from the coding sequence ATGAAACTAGTGATAAAGAACATGGTAAGCCTCAGGTGCAAACTGATTGTTAAGGCTGAATTAGAAAATCTGCACATACATTTTAGCGAATTAGGATTGGGCGAAGTGCTTATACAGGAAGAATTGTCGGCCCGGCAAATGATAGAGCTGTCCACCAACTTGTCTAAATCGGGCCTGGAGTTGCTGGAAGACAGAAAAGGCATTCTCATTGAAAGAATTAAAAATGTGATCATTGAAATGATCCATTACAGTGAAGAGCCTCCTGTAAATAACTTTTCGGCCTACTTAAGCAATAAGCTTCATTATGACTACAATTACCTCTCTACCCTGTTCTCGGAAATGGAGGGTGTTACCATTGGTAATTTCATGATGGCACATAAAATAGAGCGGGTAAAAGAACTGCTGATATACAATGAAATGAGCCTGACCATGATTGCAGCAAAACTGCACTACAGCAGTGTAGCACACTTGTCTAACCAGTTTAAAAAAGTAACGGGTGTAACTCCCTCCTGCTTTAAAAACAGGAAACACAAACGCCTGATAGCACTGGAAGACCTGTAA
- a CDS encoding acyltransferase: MSIFVICHKLVIGDDCVISWNCQFLDEDFHSITYEGKQNKPAEIIIGNHVWVGCDVKIYKGTVIPSGCVIAAGSIVRGVFTQENSLIGGNPAKNIKPAISWA; the protein is encoded by the coding sequence ATGAGCATTTTTGTAATCTGCCACAAGCTGGTAATTGGTGATGATTGTGTAATATCCTGGAATTGCCAGTTCCTGGATGAAGACTTTCATTCCATCACTTACGAAGGCAAACAAAATAAGCCGGCAGAAATTATCATTGGCAATCATGTATGGGTTGGATGTGATGTGAAAATTTATAAAGGCACCGTGATACCCTCTGGTTGTGTTATTGCCGCAGGCTCTATTGTACGTGGCGTGTTTACGCAGGAAAATTCCCTGATAGGGGGCAACCCGGCAAAAAACATTAAACCGGCCATTAGCTGGGCGTAG
- a CDS encoding OmpA family protein, which yields MSGMFGDSQVIHKTILLNLTSNFTSTAGTHYAVLFDFNSSKTITANQKFLEDMVAPQVTDSSTVIIHGHADIIGNENQNRSLSNNRVREARQILESALTAKGRKGVKFEYYGFGQDKIMSPFGNQLPEERFYNRTVIIDIIRGR from the coding sequence ATGAGTGGAATGTTTGGCGACAGCCAGGTGATACACAAAACCATTCTGCTGAACCTTACCTCCAACTTCACCTCAACGGCCGGAACACACTACGCCGTATTGTTCGACTTTAACAGCTCCAAAACCATTACCGCTAATCAAAAATTCCTGGAAGACATGGTGGCCCCGCAGGTTACAGATAGCTCTACAGTAATCATTCACGGACACGCCGATATCATTGGCAATGAAAACCAGAACCGTTCTTTATCCAACAACCGCGTTCGGGAAGCACGGCAGATATTAGAATCCGCATTAACCGCCAAGGGACGAAAAGGCGTAAAATTCGAGTACTATGGGTTTGGGCAGGACAAAATCATGTCGCCATTCGGTAACCAGTTACCGGAAGAGCGCTTTTATAACAGAACAGTGATTATTGACATTATCCGGGGGCGATAG
- a CDS encoding phage integrase SAM-like domain-containing protein: protein MKYWHKRLCRITAELPPEYGSYEALNTRIKKQMRAVEDLIDFATEQNIHPLEFVKAAYKPDIDTKILDATTLLAAKEEAVKPDKNQDKPKPVNPLDIYYQINDYIKSKEKKTCKDMPRIYANMRDHLKEFEQFRKKPITFSCLDLTFYEEFVDFLTYDYVHKRRKTQIVGLKVNTVGKTIKQFRTFLRNRMRKRIIPPIDMEGWTILEEEVDAIYFSEEEIRKITDVDLSNFPELIDDRNDTVLGCLTGLRFSDFSKLDVYDLRDDMLHKKQQKSEHWVVIPLRPEALTILQERFNKGIVTSDNGEFNKNIKLITKLAGICDLVKHSHKKLNKNVVEVKPKYAWATSHTCRRSFCTNEFLAGTPVELIMKISGHKSVKDFYKYIRISPEEAGRKIKEIWKLREQLIVSSSNTKVATA, encoded by the coding sequence ATGAAGTACTGGCATAAAAGGCTATGCCGTATTACCGCCGAACTACCACCAGAGTACGGCAGCTATGAAGCACTAAACACCAGGATTAAAAAGCAGATGCGTGCCGTAGAAGATCTCATTGATTTTGCTACAGAGCAAAACATACACCCGCTTGAATTTGTAAAAGCGGCTTACAAGCCTGATATAGACACGAAAATATTGGACGCTACTACTCTTCTGGCTGCAAAAGAAGAAGCCGTTAAACCGGATAAAAATCAGGACAAGCCTAAGCCTGTTAATCCTTTGGACATATACTATCAGATTAATGACTATATCAAATCCAAAGAGAAGAAAACCTGCAAGGATATGCCGCGCATCTACGCCAATATGCGCGATCACTTAAAGGAGTTTGAGCAGTTCAGAAAGAAGCCTATTACTTTTAGCTGCCTGGACTTAACTTTTTATGAAGAGTTTGTGGACTTCCTTACCTACGACTATGTACATAAGCGCCGAAAAACGCAGATTGTAGGTTTGAAGGTTAATACTGTAGGCAAAACCATTAAACAGTTCCGCACTTTCCTGCGTAACCGTATGCGTAAAAGGATTATCCCCCCTATTGATATGGAAGGCTGGACTATACTGGAAGAAGAAGTGGATGCTATTTATTTTTCAGAAGAGGAAATCAGGAAGATTACAGACGTAGATTTATCCAACTTTCCCGAACTGATTGACGACAGGAACGACACGGTACTAGGTTGCTTAACAGGGCTGCGTTTTTCTGACTTCTCTAAATTAGATGTCTATGATTTACGCGATGATATGTTGCACAAAAAGCAGCAGAAATCAGAACACTGGGTAGTAATTCCGTTACGGCCGGAAGCGCTTACTATTTTGCAAGAGCGTTTTAATAAAGGTATTGTTACCAGTGATAACGGTGAGTTTAATAAGAACATCAAGCTCATTACAAAGTTGGCTGGTATATGTGATCTTGTAAAGCATTCCCATAAGAAGCTCAATAAAAATGTAGTTGAGGTTAAGCCTAAGTATGCGTGGGCTACTTCACACACCTGCCGTCGTTCGTTCTGCACAAATGAGTTCTTAGCAGGTACGCCTGTAGAGTTGATTATGAAAATAAGCGGACATAAAAGTGTGAAAGACTTTTACAAATACATACGTATATCGCCGGAAGAAGCTGGCAGGAAGATAAAAGAGATCTGGAAACTGCGGGAACAATTGATTGTTAGTAGCTCAAATACAAAGGTTGCAACCGCATAA